TTAAAAGGGAGCTGGGAATTTCCCTTCAGAGACACCCATTGTAAGTGTACCTAACAAAACGAAGAGACTGATAAACCTGATCAAGTTTGATAGTGACTCCATTAAGAAATCTTTGTTTTTCCAGCTCAGTTGCTCTCTGACCTACAAGGCAAAGACCAGATGGTCCCCAAAGAGAATACTGGCAAGTTGTAAAAATTATATGCTCTAtattatgaaggcattttcaggagaaaagaaaaagcagtgtCTAAAATACTATTAAAACTTACTGCTTCTCAAAAAAAATTGATTACCCTTGCTAATTTGTTCTATATATGGAAAAGAAACAGAGTCAATCAACGCTGGACTGTCTGTGAGAAGGGACCATCCAAGTAATTGGATAATTCCCTCTAGATTTATATTTAGTTATGAATTCTAATTTTGACCTTGCTACCGATTTGTCTTTCTATTTCAGTCTTTACCGAgtttagtgtttaaaaaaaaaaaaaaaaaggtattccCTTGAAGCCATACTTACTAATCAGAGGAAAGGAAGTAAACTGGGTGTGTGCTGCGAGAGTACCAAGGGATCAAATAATGAAAGTAGATAATGCTCAAAGTGGGAGTTCAAGAGTTGGTCGAATATGAAAGCCAACCAATGAGTGCAGCACAAATGGAGGCAACGGAACGTTCTGTGAAAAGATTTTCTTTGCAAAAACTCTACTTTCATGTTTGAAGATTCGCCGTGGTGGAAGAAAAAAGTACTCCTTTTCCATGAGGAGGACAATCTCACTAAATGCCTTATAGGGATGAATAAAGCCTGATGGCTGGAATTAAAACTCAGCCAGTCGCAAATTAGCTCCGCTTTAAAAGGTGCATCTGATGGTCGGGGATGGAGGTCAGTGGAGCGACACTTAACTGGCATGCTCGAACCTCTAGGTTTGAGTTACAGGTATAGAGGTGGGTGAGGAACACAGAATGTAGTCTCAATTTCAATTAGCTCAACACGCTCACACACTTCAGATCTCTGCCCTTTATCAAGACTGATTCCGCCCCTGTGTCTCACACCCTCACTGAGGAAATCAGCAGCAATAGCACCCAATATTCAATGAATCCCTTTCTGCATGCCAGATATGTATCAAGTACTTTGCAGACAAGTTCATTTAGGGCTCATGACTGAAACTGAGAGGTTGCTACTATGTCCTTTTTTTCCCGAGTCTTTGGAAAGAAGCATCGTTCTCAGGGCTACCCTGCAGGCTAAGTCCAGAGCTGAGCCTGGCTTGATCCCTATGCTCATAAAACTtttcatgaactttttttttttgcagtgatATGAATCTGGCTGGTATGCCAACATCTGTCTAGTGCTTTACGGCTTACACACCATCACGTTATCTAATTCTCACTATAGACCTGGAATGGTCAAAATGCAAATATGACGTCTTCAAGAGGTTAGGTCACAGTGGCTGAACTGCTTGCCCAAGATCCTTTGGCAGACACAGGACTTTCAGCTTCAAGTACTTTCCCAACACTCAAGTTCCTGACCATTGGAACCACCTGAGAGGGAAAGAGTGACTGTGTGGTCTCTTGATAATGTATGCTATTTTAGGACCCCTCACGTATACATAGATCCTTAGATAGCCTCACACAATGAGTGGTTTTATTGTATGATCGTTTTAAGTGTGTGTTACTGAAGAAAAAACACCCTTGGACTGAGGGATTTTGAAACACATTTGACACATAGCTTCCTCTCTGTGTAAGAATCACCCTGAGTCATCAACTTTCCAGACTTATTGTAAAGATAAATTGACACATTATTTTATAGAGTAATTTTGCCTTGGAAAAAGGACTTAAGAGAGTTAGACAGTAACAAGTTTTAAACATTTCCCCAAAGCCAAGATATCACCCCTGAGGACCTAGATGGTGGAAAAAAAGAGTCACTAAAGGTGGTACAAATGAAGAGTTGAATCTTCTGAATCCAGAAAGTTATGGTCTTTCCTGATAAGTTGCTGGCAAGAGACACTGAGGTTGACCCTAGCATAGAAAGCAAGCATGTATGTAACTCCTGCCTTCTGTTGGGTATCATGCCCAAGCAGCTCTCTCTCGCTCACTTCTCTGTACCTGATAGCTTCCCCTAGCATGGGCGTGATCACAGGATAAGGACCTCATCTGAACATTGGCCCTTGTCTGCTTCCACTAATGGAAGAGTCCACAGCCAAGGCTCTGGAGAGGCTGTGTGATGCTAAGGAAGGTGCTTCCTATTACAAACCACTTTCTCgcttggtattgtttttctttgttgtcctTATCGACATCATAACCAATAATCACTCTTCACAGATTTGTTGAAATGACTACTATGTGTCAGACTCTGAGCTTATGGAATATTAAAAAATGTTCCAATATGGGGTTCCTAGGACCAGGGAGATGGCCCAGTAAatcaagcctgatggcctgagtttaatccctggaacctatataatggaagaagagaactgacttccacagtcATCCTCTGTACCTCCATTAGCATGTCctggtgcacacatacacgcatgcacgcacacacacatacacacaatgttaaaaataaaaacagatgctgCTCCTACTCTGAAGTTCACAGCCTAGCAGGCTTTGAAGCTTATAAACGGAAGTGGTACAGGATAGATGCTATTGCAATAGGAAGTCATGACCTGGTTTCTGCTTTCAGAGACTTTGGTTGAGATGTAGCTCAGTCGATAGAGTGCTTGTCTCCAatgtcctgggttccatcccgaGTACCACATAAAAACTGAGCACAGTTGTACAAACATGCCTGTGGTCCTTGCAACTGAGCATGCACAGGAAGGAAGATTAATAGTTTAGGGTCATCCTTGGGCTGTTCTAGGATACATAAGACCTtgttacagaaagaaaggagagagagagagagacagagagagagagagagagagagagagagagagagagagagagagagagagagagagagagagagacagagagagagacagagagagagagaggaagaaggaaagaaagaaaggaagaaggggagggaggaggggaggaggaggaggaagaggaggaggaagaggaagaagaggaagaggaggaagaggaggaagaggaggaggaggaagaggaggaggaggaagaggaggaggaggaagaggaggaggaggaagaggaagagcagcagcaacagcaacagcaataacaacagcaacaacaatgttGGCTGGAGGCAGGTACGCAAAAGCATCAAAAGTGGAGGGTTACATCTAGCAAGTACGCATATCAATAGTCTTCCACGTATTTCACACTAAACTGTTTAaggttttgagacagtttcactatAGAAATCTGAATGGCATGAGACTCTTtatgcagagcaggctggcctcccgAAGATCAGTCTGCCTCTACCTTggtctgaagtgctgggattgaaagtgttTACTACCTGGTGTTTAAGGGGTTCTGACAGCAAACATGAAAGGCCCTTGATGGCAGAATGCTCTTGGGATGTCCTTGGCTGCTGCaagtactcaagaagttggaaTTGTTTCTCCTCAGGCATGAGTCAGGAGAGCCACTCCTCAAGCAGACTCTGTGAAGTACAGGGGCCTTAAAAGACCCTGAGGGATTGCCTGGGATAAAAGGCTCTGAGAGAATTGACTGGTCGGAGTCAGCAGGAAGGCCTTACCCTGGAGGCCATTGGATCAACAAAGGACGCAGTTGTCAGAGCCAGCCGGAACTTCAGTTCTGAAGGCTCACAAATATATAGAGATTCCAAATTTCTACCACCCAAAATATAACAAGCAGGAGCAATTGTTCAGCAGAGACTGGAGACGCCTTGATGGTCTTCTATCTCTGAACTTCCTGGTACATGTCTGTGTGCTTACATCTTATCTTTGGCCCTATAGTTCCAAAATCCTTAAGCAGAATATAAGATGACGCAAACACAGTGTCTCTTTCTGACCTACCTCCTTTCCTCAGCCTCTGTCTGAAATGTCAGGCCTGGCTCCTCAGGGAACTAAATCCTGAGGAAATGGGGTCAGAGCTAAAGGAGCAGAGCAGCCTGAGAGGGATTGGGAAGGAGGGACAAGGAAATGAATGAGGTTATGGGAACAGAAGTGGGGGGGTCTCTCCCTTAGCACCTTTTCCCATTCTAGTAGCTTCTCTCTCCCTGTAACCCTTCCCTTACTCCCAAGATAGCCAGCCAGCCTGGATCTTGACCTTTTGTGATCTCTCTGACACATTTTGACCCTTGCTGGGATCCACCATTCTGTCTCCTTTGTTAGTACTTTCTcacttctctctccctgtgcACATCACCCACTAACTCTCATTTTGTCCTCAGTAAGACTCGACTTTTCTTGTTAAACCACAGCTATttttaaagtcatccttggccTGAACAAGAAAGGATATGGAAGAAACGTTcaagtaagtaaaaaataaatacaggatcaaagaccttaaaatTTTAGAAGTCTGGGATGGCCTACTGAACAcgataaaaatataatttataatttttgtaattgttaatttgtttatttgtttgcaatAGGGTCTTAGTAGATAgccttaaactcttgatcctcctgcctcagctcccagcactgagatcaTATGCCTGTACTACATGCTCAGGATTCAAGGTAGATGGTTTTTAAGGATATAATTGCATTGTTCCAAGAAGTAATTagagggctggtgggatggctcactgggtgacttagttacttttctattgctatgacaaaacaccataaccaaggcaaatgattaaaataaacattaatttggATACTTATAGGGTGGGTATattgctggaacagtagctgatccacatctgatccacaagttcaaggcagagagagagagctgactgGGAATTGTATCAGCTTAGAAccctcaaagctcaccctcagTAATTTCCCTCCTTTaataaggtcatacctcctaatccttcccaagcactTCCATCCATTgggcaagcattcaaatatttgagcctatggggaccctactcattcaaaccatcacattgaatTAAGGTTCCTGATACCAACCCTGACAGTCTGAATTTACTCACTGAGACTCACATAAGGGAAGGGGAGAATAATTTttacaagctgtcttctgactacCACACAAGTGCCCTAGTGACCTAGTgagtacagaaacacacacatacacacacacacacacaccacacacacacacacacacacacacacatacacacacaccataaatgaaattttaaaaacttaaagagggctggagagatagttcagtggttaagagcactggctgctcttccaagaggatctgagttcaagtcccagcaaccacaactgtctgtaactcctgttaaaaataaataaataatttttaaaaaattaaaaaccataaaGAAGTACTTATAAGCCAAACCTGGCACagaggcctataatcccagataCTTGGGATTATAAAACAGGAAGATTTTAAGATTGAGTgctgcctgggctacagggtgagtttcaagaaagcctgggcaatttagtgaagctttaagaaataaagaaaaagagggctgaggatatagctcagcgGCAGAACATTTGTCTAACGTATGTGAAACtgtggttcaatccccagtaccacaaaaagacaaacataacTAGGAAGATCTAATGCTATGATCTCATTCTcaattaaaaagataaacaagctggGCACGATGGTGCATCCTTTAATTctagcagtggggaggcagagtcaggtgatCTCTaggaggttgaggccagcctggtctgcaaagcaagcTCCGGAATAGCCAAGCCTACAtaaaaagaccctatctcaacaaacaaacaaaaaagaaaggtaaagatattttcttttgagagTGTGGCCAGGCGGCTAGGACCAAGCAGCGCTTTCCTTGCCAGCGGATTGTGTAGGGTGTACAGCCAGTCTCTTGTCTTCTGCTCAACATGGCATCTTCTGATAGTCAGGTGAAAGAGCTGGAGAAGCGTGCTCCTGGACAGGCTTTTAAGCTGATTCTCAGCCCTCGGTCAAAAGAATCTGTCCCCGAGtcccgccccccctccccccctaaAAGAAGAAGGATCTTTCCCTGGAGGCAATTCAGAAGAAATTAGAAGCTGCAGAAGAAACACGCAAGTCTCGTGAAGCAGAAGTCTTGAAGCAGCTTGCTGAGAAGCGGGAGCATGAAAAAGAAGTGCTCCAGAAAGCCATTGAGGAGaacaacaacttcagcaaaatggagGCTAACAAAGAGAACCCAGAGGCGCAAATGGCTGCCAAGCTGGAGCGTTTACAAGAGAAGGACAAGCACGTTGAAGAGGTGCGGAAGGACAAAGAATACAAAGACCCTGCGGACGAGACCGAGGCTGACTTAAGTTGCTCGGAGAACTGACTTTCTCCCCGACCCCTTCCTCAATATCCAAAGACTGTACGTTTTCCCTCCTGACAAATATTCTAGAAGCTGATGTAGGACCGTATAGGTAGATCCAGACCGTGAGATGTTTTAGGGGCTCAAGGGGAGAAGCTGAAAGtgttttgctcttttttaaaGTGTTGGTCTTCCTAGCGTAGCTATTTTTCTCGTTGCATCTTTTCCACTTGGGCACACTCGGTGTGCTGGGTTAATGGCTAGTGCTGTATTGGCTGTGGACGTTCGTGAAGAGAATGTAGTGGCTTCATCCAACCCATTAGATGCTGAGTATCTGTTCACTTTGCGATCCCAATTCTGTCCCAATCTCACCGGATGCTACTGTACTTGAATGGTTAATAAACTGCACAGtgctattgaaaaaaaaagatattttcttttgtgtattacACCTGAAAAAATTTATTGGAAGAGATGTTACAGGCCCTGTGTGTTACAGGTGGAGACGCCCAAAGGAAGGATTTGCCTGAGGCCACTCGGCTAGACAGGATAAGTTAGAGGCAGGACAAAGAAACCAAGTTTTTGTTCAGTGTTGCCTCCAAACACAAGTAacttttaagaaatttttttcctttgtttttctgtttttttttttaagaaaaacaatttttttttttttcggagctggggaccgaacccagggccttgtgtttcctaggcaagcgctctaccactgagctaaatccccaaccccaagaaaaacaatttttaagactgatttatttatcatatgtatatgagtacactgtagctgtctttagacatgccagaaaaggtcatcagattgcattacagatggtcatgaaccaccatgcagttcttgggaattgaactcaagacctcaggAAGTACAAtcagcactcttaacccctgagccatctctccggccatgtttgtttgtttttcaagatagaatttctctgcgtagccctggttgccctggaactcactctgttgactagtatggcctcaaacccagagatccacttgcctgtctcctgagtgctgggaccaaaggtgtgtgtTACTGTCATCTGGaaacttctaaaagaatttaTATGGAATAGCattgctaataaaaaaaaaaggggggggttggggatttagctcagtggtagagcacttacctaaaAGCGCAAggcctgttcggtccccagctctgaaaaaaaaaaaaaaaaaacaacaggggTGTCCTACTTGTTACTTTACAACCTCACACTGTGACCAGAATGCAGGCAGtaaattcacagaaaaataaattaaaatacactGTAGGGCATGTGAtgtggctcagcaggtcaaggtGCTTATGGCCAAGTCTAACAACCTAATTTTATTCTTGGAATGCACATGGTGGAAGAGAACCAAGTTCTGGAACTTATCCTTGGACCTCCGCAGATATGAGGTAGTATATTTATGCCCCTCCCCAACGCATGcctaaatagattttaaaagtacactttagggagggctgaagagattgctcagccGTTAGGagagcttgctttttttttttttttaatttatgtatatgactgtactgtagctgtcttcagacacaccagaagagggcatcagattccacttacagatggttgtgagctaccatgtggttgctgggaattgaactcaggacctttggaagagcattcggtgctcttaaccactgagccatctctccagcccaagctcattattctttttttttttttttccggagctggggaccgaacccagggccttgcgcttcctaggcaagcgctctaccactgagctaaatccccaaccccaagctcattattcttacagaggatctgaattaggttcccagcatccacatcaggtggcACACAAATGCCTGTGCCTCCAACTCCAGGacatctgatgctttcttctggcatcTGCGGGCACTCACAGTCTCATATGCACATccttacatgcatgcacataaataaaaaaagaaccattCTCATAAATATACCTtaaagctggatatggtggttcgtgcctttaatcccagcacttgggaggcagaagccggaggatctcttgagtttgaggccagtctggtctagcCAGGACAGGACAAGACAGGACAGGACCAGCCAAGACTGCCAATGCTGCAccgaaaatgaaacaaaagaaccaaCAAGCCACTATAGGTTTGTCATGCCTTGTGATTTGTGTACCTCTGGGAGTCAGTCCACTTCCACGGCACCACCTTAGGGGAAACAGTTTGCACTCCACTACCTAACCCGTCCCTCCAAGATGAAAGTCTCTGGGGAGGTTACTCTCAGGGGACTGTGTAGAAACCAAAAGACATACATGCTTCATGCCCACTCTAGAGTTCTCTCCGCACCGCACcgttgttgttgttctcattGAAATCCTTTATGTCTGCCTCAAAAATGTAATTGCCCCTGGGGCAGACATTTCCTTCGTGCCTTGAGCTTAGCTCCAGAGCTTGACTTCGGAACCAGGGTCAGCCATAGAGGCTTCAGTGGTTAGTGGGGTGGTGTGtgcccttagtcccagcacttgagaggtggaggcaggtgacTTCCTGCCTGATCCCTgtgactttgagaccagcctggtctatacagcgagttgtaggctagccagggctacaccaggagaccttgttttaaaacaagtaaaatttaAAGGCTTCTGTAATAAACCCCTGTGGGGTCATAACTATagatttatatacttatttatgtgtttttgacacaggatctcactatgtagccatacTTGTCCTGGAATTTAcgatatagaccaggctgacctcaaattcataaagatctgcctgcctctgcctccccagggtcAGTTTTATCTTTGAGACTTTTGAGACTTCCCCCTGTCCTGCAACTCCGTCTTCTTCACCACTATTTGCTTCAACTTCCGCCTCTGTTCCACAGTCTATGACCATCCCTCAGGTAACCTGGTCAGATTCTGACTGTTTGTCAGGACTCAGGAAGGGGGTTGACAGCCCACTGTTTCATTTCATACTAGCTTCTGAGCACCTTTCTCCTAAGCACACGCGCATGTCTGtttgtcctttct
The genomic region above belongs to Rattus rattus isolate New Zealand chromosome 9, Rrattus_CSIRO_v1, whole genome shotgun sequence and contains:
- the LOC116910326 gene encoding LOW QUALITY PROTEIN: stathmin-like (The sequence of the model RefSeq protein was modified relative to this genomic sequence to represent the inferred CDS: deleted 2 bases in 1 codon; substituted 1 base at 1 genomic stop codon); the encoded protein is MASSDSQVKELEKRAPGQAFKLILSPRSKESVPESPPLPPXKKKDLSLEAIQKKLEAAEETRKSREAEVLKQLAEKREHEKEVLQKAIEENNNFSKMEANKENPEAQMAAKLERLQEKDKHVEEVRKDKEYKDPADETEADLSCSEN